The DNA segment AACGAAAAAGGGGAGAGGTTGCTTACCCCAGAGGAACGTATTTTGGATGCAGAACAAAGGGCAAATTTTGAAGCACAGCGACGTTTAGAAGCAGAAGAACAAGTCCATATTTTGACAGAAAGATTAAAAAGCTTGGGTTTTGAGCCAGAAACAATGGCTGGAAATTAAAAAAAGTGTAAATGGATTGTTTTCGTCCATGAATTCTCGTCCTTCGTAGAACATCGCATTTAATAATTTCATCATCAGATACTTCTAGTAAGTCTATACTCACGCATCAGTTTTTATCTATGCGTGAGTTTTAATTTGACTATAATCTAACTTGAGTCTCCAAGGGAGGCGCACGTTAATCTACTTCGATGAAGTTGACTAATGCAATATATTTCATGTTAATTGTTTTGATAATTGGGGAAACATATAAATAACAAACTCACTACTTAACAACACAATTACTTAAACTAGGTATGGATATAAAATTAGGGTTCGGCTGTATCCCCAAGCCTCAATATATCTTTGTTAGTAAAGAACATGATCACTGTTGGTATACGCTTTCGGATGATACAAAGCCGATTCCCATTTATGACCGAGCTTTGACAGGCTTAATTACAGGAATTGAAATTGATAAAAAAGTCGAAACTTCTCATGGAGAAAAGGAAAAAACTGACTTACATATTTTGGCAGATAAGCCGTATGTTGTACGTTCGGGAAGCGAATCTTACTTTGCTAAAAGTTTGTTACTTTCACTTGATGTTTTGACCTGCGAGCAATTGCGTCATCCTCTAACCATCGCTGTTAGTCCTGGGGATAAAACAATTGTATTTTGTACAGTCTATAATCCACTAACTTATCGTGCTGTAGGTGTTAGCTGGGATGGACATAAAGAAACAGATTGGCAAGCTTTAGGGCAGAAAGTTAGTCTAAAAATTAATAATATTCAAAATGTTAATCAAGATTTTACTTCATCTAAGCATCGTGAAGGTTTCATCGCTCAAACTGATACATATTTAGCTCAATTAAATTGGAGTCCAGAGCAGGGAAGGGAATTTTTACAGCAAAAGTATGGTAAGCGATCACGCTATCAACTTTCTGAAACAGAACTGCTAAATTTTATCGATTATCTCAAGTTACAATTAACCCACAGCTAACAAAATTATATAGAATCATCAAACTGTATTAACGTGTATGTTTTCTGAGTGCGATCGCTTTACTCTCAACTTAGGCGATCGCTACCAATATGACTTATTCTGTATGATCAGGACAAAGCAATTTATATTGGGTTACTAAATGAACTCAAAAGTTGAATTATTAACTCGCATTACCCAAATTCCTGGTCAATGTGGAGGTCGTCCTTGTATTCGCGGTATGAGAATCCGCGTGAGCGATATTTTAGAAATGCTGGGGGAGAATATTAGCGTTTCTGAAATTTTAGAAGATTTTCCCGACCTCGAAGCAAAAGATATTCAAGCTTGTTTGTTGTTTGCTGCACGCCGCACTGATTTTCCCCGACTGACAGCATGAAAATTTGGATTGATGCTCAATTACCTCCTACATTAGCACGTTGGCTGAGTAAGACGTTCGATGTAGAGACTACTGCACTGCGAGAACTTGGATTAAGAGATGCTAAAGATGTTGAGATTTTTAATGAAGCACGAGCCGTTAATGCTGTAATTTCGACCAAAGATAGTGACTTTGTTGATTTAGCTTGTCGGTTAGGAACACCACCGCAAATTCTCTGGCTGACTTGTGGTAACGTCACGAATCGCAATTAGCAGCGAATACTAGCGATCGCTTTTCCTGATGCACTAGAACAGCTACGACAAGGAGAAGAAATCGTAGAAATTAGCAGTGTTTCATAATTTGAATGCAGATGGGATGAGTGCTATCACATGATGAGTGCTATCACATTATGATGTTAGATAGCGTATCTAATACGGAACTAACATCAGGTTTAAAAGTTGTGATGGTATGTACCAAATTATCATTGATGAAAACTTACTATTAATAACAGTTGTTAGTTGTGTTATTTGAATTTCCAGATTCATTGCTTCCAGAGTAAGTTGGAGGATTCGGATTATTAGGAGTTTTAGGAGATTCCTGCGGTGCTTTTGGTGGTTGAGGACGTAATTCAGAAATGCCAGTCCAGCTTTTTTTATCTTCCTTGTTAACTTGGTAATCAATGTTAATTCTTTTTGTGTTGCTCATAGTTAAATTTTTCTCTTTCGACTCCATATCTGCCGAGGAAACGCCAATAATGACGACTAAAATTATACCTAAGATAAAACTTATTATAGCAACGTAGTCTAGAATTATTAAAATCTTATCTTGAGCTTTGTTTTGCTTAAGCATCTCTTGAATATATTTGGCATTTCGATCCAGAATACAAACAACTGCTATTACTGTAATCAAGAAAAAGAAGAGAGCAAAAGAAAAAAGAGAGATTTGTATGTAGTTGGAAACTCCAGTCGTCCTTAGTAAAGTAACAAGTAAGCCTATAGCAGTACTTGATAACCCTAATAATTGTTTATCACGCTCAATTTTAGTATTCAGCCAAGCACTAATCATGGCACTGTAGAATGCTCTATCTTTAGCTTCGTATTCTTCTTTATTTAAACTCTCCATATCTTGAAAAATTGTGTATGACAGAGTAATTAAGTAAGTTTATTCCAATGGTTCACAATTTTCTGAATATACTCACTCGAAGCACAAAGCATCGTTAGTCATTTGGGGTATCATATTCAGTTTCCATAGTTAAAAATCTTCGTCATCGACGAAAAATTCTGCGTCTTCTTCTAAACGGGAGTTACCCGAACCAGAAAGACTCCAGAGGGGTTGTAGAATAGCCACACCAACAAATCCCACACCAGCACTAAACGCCAGCACTATACCAACTGGGATTTTAATTGATTGGAATGTTAAGAATTTTAACGATACTGGCTCGAAATTTTGGACAGAAAGAATGGCGATCGCCACTACCCAAACTGCTACAACTAAAGATGTGAAAAAAGGTGCCAAAGTTTTCATAAAATCACGAACCACAAATACACGCAGATGAACGCCTGTGTTCATCTGCGGTTGAGATTCTTATCCTAACTTAGCGATCGCACTCTCTAACTCTTGCTCTAGTTTGCTGAGTTTTTCGGGAGAGTTGGTTTCTAGGTAAACACGCACCAAAGGCTCAGTACCAGAGGGACGCAGCAACACCCAGCTACCTTCTTCTAAATACAGCTTAATTCCGTCCTTACGTCCGACTTCCTTCACTTTAATTCCAGCTACCTCGGAAGGAGGATTTTTTGTAAAGGAGTCGATGACGGCGACTTTATGAGCTTCTGTTAAGTGTAAGTCAAGACGGTTGTTATATAAGGGGCCATCAGCTTCGGCGATCGCTTCCTTCACCAATTGACTCAGGGGCTTACCTTCATAGGCGATCGCTTCGGCAATCAGCATATCAGCTAAAACGCCGTCTTTTTCGGGAATATGCCCAATAATGCTTAAACCGCCTGATTCTTCACCACCAATCAGCACGGCGGTTTCCCGCATTTTTTCCCCAATGTATTTAAAACCTACGGCTGTCTCATAAATCGTCAAGCCGTATTTAGCGGCGAAATTATCGAGTAGGTGAGTTGTAGCCACAGTGCGGACGATCGCGCCTGTTTTGCCTTTATTCTTGATTAAATGCCGCGCTAGAACTAACAACACAGTGTTAGGAGTGAGGACGTTGCCTAGCTCATCCACAATCCCAAAGCGATCGCTGTCGCCATCTGTCGCTAGTCCTAAATCTGCATGATCGCGGCGGACAGCTTCGACTAATTCCACTAGCTGTTCTCCCTTTGGTTCAGGCATTCCCCCACCAAAGAGGACATCGCGCCAAGTGTGGAAACTTTCTAATTGCACCCCACTCTCTAGCAATACTTCATCTAAATAGCCACGGGATGTAGAATATAACGCATCATACTTGACTTTAAGTTGAGCGCTTTTAATTCGTTCTATATCCAGCAATGTGTAAATAAACTGTAAATAGTCCGGTTTGGGATCAAAAGTAGAAATTGTTCCCGATGGTTTGCCACTTGGCAATTCATCTGAAGCACTTTCAATATTTGCCACAATAGTATCAGTAATTTCTGGAGTGGCAGGCCCAGCATAATCAGGGATATATTTAATTCCACAATAGGGTGCTGGATTATGGCTAGCCGTAAACATCAATGCCCCTGCCGAATTCAGGTGACGGGCATTGTAAGCAATTACTGGTGTGGGGCAATCCCGATCAGTGACTTTGACATTCCAGCCCAAGTCAGCCAAGACTTGAGCTGCTGTCTGGGCAAACTGATCAGCTAAAAAACGAGTATCGTAGGCAATTAGAACTGGTCTATCTTTTGTGTAGGCTGTTTCCAGATAGCTGGCGATCGCTCTTGTCACTTTTCGCACATTGGGAAAAGTGAAATCATCGGCAATAATGCCTCTCCATCCATCAGTACCAAATTTTATCTTGCTGGAATTGCTACTAGCGCTCATGTTTGCTACTGTCCCCCATCTATTTGAACACTATAGGAAGCTTCCCGCAAAGCGTGCGTAGTCGCAAGCATCCTTCACCGTATTTTTTCTCACTGCTCTTGACCAATGTCAACCCCCGATCGACTTTTTGTTAGTTATCACCTCTGGTCTTTAGTTGCCCCAGCTGTGGGGCAAGAACGTTGGCATTGCCAGATGAGACGGGGGTTTATCAAAGCGCGTCAAAATGAACCACAAGTCAAAGCACTGCTAGGGAATGCTACTCCACCTCAGCGAATTGGGATACTAGCCCAAAAAGGTGTTTATGAGTTTCATCATAATCGACATTTGTTAACCCGTTCTGATGGAGTCGAGCAAGTAGCACAGTTGTTGAAACTAAGTAACTCCACAATGCAAGTTCAACAACGGGTGCTGCAAATTCTGAAAAAATACTATAATGCACCGTTATTATTAGGTAAAAAGATTCTGCAATTAACTCGTGGTGATGAAGGTTTTCCCAAACCAATTTTAATTGAACAGAAGGATGATCGTTTTCGTTTATATGCAGCGATGGATTGCGTTTTCATTGAGTCTGATGCTCACCATACTTTGCATATTTTAGATTTTAAAACTGGTAAAGCTGCTTTTGACAAAAGACAAGCCTTAGTTTATTTATTAGCTGCTAACTACCTTTACCCAGGTAAAGAAGCTGTCGCCTCATTTTATAATCTAGAACTCTGCCAAGAATCAGAGTTGATTAGCCTTAAAAGAAATGAATTAGAAGATTTGAAAATTGAGTTAATAAATATAGCCAAAAAACACCAAGACGACGTACAGCAGTATCAGGAAGAAACTAGAGATTTCAGTGAGATATTTCCACCTAATCCTGGTTATCACTGTCGCTTTTGTCCATTTCAATCAATTTGTGATTTTTCAGTTCAAGCGTCTCAAGTTCAATCATTACCAATCATTAAAACCAATAGCTAAATAGAAACTATTAATTAAACTAATTTTTATAGTCTGTAGGGTGGGCAATGCCCACCCTACTAATTTTTATAATTTTATGAATAGTAATAGGTAATAGACAATTCATTTATTACCTATTACCTATTACCTATCATCGTTAAATGTTACATCTTACCATGCTGCATAACTTCTTGCAGATGATGACGAATTTCTTGTGCTTGCTCAATCTCAGACTGACGAAGTTTTTGGAATAAATCTACACAAGGTTGAGAGTTAGCAGCTTGAGCATCTTCTATATAAGTTTCATAAGCTCTGACTGCTTCAGCCTTGTTTTGCAACACAGTCAGAAAGTCATACTCTAAGTTGCTAATAGGTTCCTGAGAATGTCCATTACCTGTAGTCATTGATTCACACTCCATAAGTTTATAATTAATTTCTACTTAACCGTACAGAGTCATTCATCCACCCAAAAGCGTAGAAAAAAGTACATTGGTCATTGGTCAATAGTCCATAGTAATTCTTCTTTACTTCCCTTGCTCCCTCTGCTTTCTTCAGTCTCCAGTTCGGCTAAATTAGAGTGCTAGGACTTAGTAGTGCTTTTTCTAGTAGGGTTTTATATTCTTTATCTTTAATACGGTAAGCGCCGAATCTTTCTAGGTGGGGATTCATCATTTGCGCGTCAAACATGACAAATTCCCTTTGGCGTAATCTTTCTACTAATTTCACCATCGCTACTTTAGAGCCTTCGGGAATGCGGTAAAACATCGATTCACCGATAAAAGCACCGCCAATGACAATACCTAAAATCCCGCCTGCTAGTTCTTCACCTTGCCATGTTTCAAAACTGTAGGCGTAACCCGTCTGGTATAGTAGCCGATAAATTTCTTGCAATTCCTGAGAAATCCAAGTGCTTTCTCGGTTAGCACAACCAGCCACTACAGCTGCAAAATCACGGTTAATCGCTACTGTAAACCTTTCTTGGTTTAAAACACGCTGTAAAGACTTAGGATAGCGAAATCGCTCATCTAAGGGAATCAAAGTGCGATCGCGGCTTCCATACCATCCCAGGCAATCATTGTCATCAGCCATGAGAAAATAGCCTTGAGCGTAGCCTTGAATAATAGAGGCGATATCATATTGCATAGATAAAATTAAAAATAAAAAATATCAGAGGAACGCGCTCTGATGTTGTTACTCATGCTTGGCGCTCCTCTGCACTCTCTATAATATTCCTCTGCGGTAAAAAACAGATGACACAACCAATACCACCTATTACCCTACCGCCAGCCGCAAATCCTAACCTCGAAGGTCAATGGTTGCAAGATTGTTTGCTGCGCTGGCTAGATACAGAATTTATTCCCGAAGCAGTTAATCAAAAGATTGCTCAACGTGCAGCACAAATCTTTGTTCGCCAAAGAATGGAAGGCGAGAATGACCTTGGTTCTCTGGTGATTGCTATCGTCACAGAGATGCAGGCCTTTGATTTTTCCAAAAGCTTTTATGGAGAGTTTGCGATCGCCAACGCCGTCAGCGATCTACTCTTAGAGAGTCTAGGTATAGACCATTGTTGTGGGCAATAAAGCCAGTCCATAGTCAAGAGTCCATAGTCAATAGTATGAAACTGTTGACCGTTGACCCTTACAGGTTCGATAGTTGCTTTCCGACGCAAAGCGACAGGAACGCACTATCTCACTGTTGACCGTTGACTACCAGCTAGACTTAACAACTCCGGGTAAAAGACCTTCGTGCGCCCATTCCCGCAGGACGTTCCGAGATAGCCCAAAGTCACGATAAACACCTCTAGGACGACCAGTTACCCAGCAACGGTTACGGCGACGATTAGGCGCACTGTTACGGGGTAGCTGTTGGATTTGTCGGTGAATTTCTAACTTCTCTAGGGGAGATTCTGTAGTTCTGAACTCTTCTAAAAGAGCTTCTCGCTTTTCAGAATACTTTTCTACCAACTTAGCGCGTTTTTTCTCGCGCTCAATCATACTCTTCTTTGCCATAAATTAATTCAACAATTTAAAGACAGCATTTTCCATTCTACATTTATGAAAGGCGAATCGCCTCTATTTTTGTCCGTCTAGCCAACAATAATTGTTTTCGTGGCAGATGGGCATAAATCCGCCAATTCGCACGCCTCGCATACAGGAGAACGGGCTTTACAGACAGCGCGACCATGATAAATTAGCCGAATTGACCAATTTTCCCAATCTGGTTGCGGTAATAACTTCATTAAATCCTGTTCAATGTGAACGGGGTCTGGATATTTAGTTAAACCGAGGCGTTGACTGAGGCGCTTGACATGAGTATCTACTGTTACCCCTGCATTGATGCCATAAGCATGGGCTAAAACCACATTTGCGGTCTTCCGCGCCACACCAGGGAGTTTTAACAACTGTTCCATTGTGTTGGGAACCGCAGAGTTAAACTCACTGACAATCATGCGACAGGCGGCTTGAATATTTTTGGCTTTATTACGATAAAACCCTGTAGAGCGTACTAGGTTTTCTAACTCTGTTAAATCAGCATTCGCTAGACTAGGCGCATCAGGAAAGCGGCTAAATAAAGCTGGTGTAACTAGATTGACTCGCTCATCTGTACACTGGGCTGAGAGAATTGTTGCCACCAGCAATTGCACGGTTGTGGTGTAGTTTAAGGAGCAAGTGGCATCGGGATAAAGACGCTTCAGGCGAGAGAGAATTTCTAACGCCCGTTGCTTTTTAGAAAGGGATTTGCGGGTGGTAGTACTCACTGGAACAATTTTTGTACCCACTCCAATTGGGTAGTTAATTGGGTGGTTTCTTTCACAATCAGAAAAATTCCCAGCCCTAAGAGTAACACCAGACCAGTCTGCATTACACCTTCTTGAATGCGGTTAGGTAAGGGCTTACCGCGTAAACCTTCAATGAGTAAAAACGCTAATTGTCCACCGTCCAAAGCTGGGAGCGGCAGAATATTGATGACTGCTAAGTTGATGCTAATTAAAGCGGCAAAGAAGAACAAACTACCTGTATCGTTTTGGGCAATGTTAGCGCCAATTTCGACAATTTTGATGGGGCCTGCAACTTGGCTGGCTGTTTCCCCAAAGTTAGTAACTAGTTGCCCAAAGCCTTTAAATGTCATCACGACAATGCGTTGAAATTCGCTAGCGCCAACGCTAAAAGCTTTGCTGAGACTAACTGGACGGCGTTCTACTTTGCCGTTAGGTGCCAGACCAATACCGATACTTCCCCCGGCAGGTTTTGCTTCGGGAATAACATTAACCGATAGCCTTTCGTCTCCACGGGCAACTGTGAGTTGAATAGACTTACCAGGGCTATTTTTAATGATGTCTCTTAAAGCTTCTATTTCTTGTAGGGAAGTGCCAAATTCTTTTTGATTAGCAGAGAGAATTACATCTCCTGGTTTCAGTCCAGCGTTGGTAGCAACAGCACTCACTTCTGGTGCTAACTGTTGGATTGAAACCCCTGGCTGACTGGCTTGTCCAATACCAACAAAGCCCACCTGGGCTAATAGGAGCATATAAGCGAAAATTAAATTAGCGATGACACCTGCACTGATAACGATCGCCCGATCTAAAATGGGACGGTTACGCAGCAAATTTGGGTCATTGGGGGGAATATCGCTATCGGGGTCATCATCGGGAAAGCCGACAAATCCACCCAAAGGAAAAGCCCTGATAGCATACTCAGTTTCCGCACCTTGGTACTTCCACAGAACAGGCCCAAATCCTAACGAAAAGCGGTTCACATGAATACCTTGAGAACGCGCTGCGACAAAATGCCCCAACTCGTGTACCAAGATTAATACCGCCAAGACTGCGATCGCTGCTAAAACTGACATAGAGCAAATTAATCAAATATATTCCGATATATATTTTTATTGTAGTAGTTTAGAAAACCGATGCTGAGACTCAAAGCATACTACAGTAGGAAACTATGCCTAAGTTAGACTGAGCGCCCACTACTTCATCAAATGAGTATCAAGTTCAGGATACTGAGAGAACAAACTATCAACACTGGCTAACTTTGCTTGATATTCCAATGTAGTAGCAACAATCAGGCGGTCAAACGGATCTTTGTGAATAGGAGATAAATCTACAGCACGGCAGACAATTTCGGGAGTTAAGGGAAATAATGTAATATCTGCTGGCTGCAAAGCTTCCTGAAACCATTGATTAGCGGCACAGGGTAACTGTAGCCTTCCTCGCTGCTGTGCCAGTGCAATTTCATAACAAGAAATAACCGAAATGCCTACTTGTTCAGCCGTTTCGATAGCTTCTCTCCACTGAGTAGGAAATCTTTGAAATTCTTGATTAATCAACCAGAACCAAATATGAGTATCGAGGACTATTACTTCAGACATTCCCAGTCTTCTTCATCAACTATAGGACTGACAATATCCCCTAATGTTTTACCTTTGCCTGCAATAGATTCAGGGGCAGTGCGGCGTTTCTTTGATGGTAAAGTTTCTTCTATAAAGGTAACAATGACACGGGCAGTATTAACTTGAGGCTGTTCTGATATCCACTTTATTTGACCATTTTCATAAATCGCTTCGTAACTTTTTAACATGGCAATCAGGGTTTTATTAACCTTTGCGCTTTCTTAAATTATAGTTTAGGCGATCGC comes from the Nostoc sp. PCC 7120 = FACHB-418 genome and includes:
- a CDS encoding DUF433 domain-containing protein, translating into MNSKVELLTRITQIPGQCGGRPCIRGMRIRVSDILEMLGENISVSEILEDFPDLEAKDIQACLLFAARRTDFPRLTA
- a CDS encoding DUF5615 family PIN-like protein is translated as MKIWIDAQLPPTLARWLSKTFDVETTALRELGLRDAKDVEIFNEARAVNAVISTKDSDFVDLACRLGTPPQILWLTCGNVTNRN
- a CDS encoding LapA family protein, yielding MKTLAPFFTSLVVAVWVVAIAILSVQNFEPVSLKFLTFQSIKIPVGIVLAFSAGVGFVGVAILQPLWSLSGSGNSRLEEDAEFFVDDEDF
- a CDS encoding phosphoglucomutase/phosphomannomutase family protein, coding for MSASSNSSKIKFGTDGWRGIIADDFTFPNVRKVTRAIASYLETAYTKDRPVLIAYDTRFLADQFAQTAAQVLADLGWNVKVTDRDCPTPVIAYNARHLNSAGALMFTASHNPAPYCGIKYIPDYAGPATPEITDTIVANIESASDELPSGKPSGTISTFDPKPDYLQFIYTLLDIERIKSAQLKVKYDALYSTSRGYLDEVLLESGVQLESFHTWRDVLFGGGMPEPKGEQLVELVEAVRRDHADLGLATDGDSDRFGIVDELGNVLTPNTVLLVLARHLIKNKGKTGAIVRTVATTHLLDNFAAKYGLTIYETAVGFKYIGEKMRETAVLIGGEESGGLSIIGHIPEKDGVLADMLIAEAIAYEGKPLSQLVKEAIAEADGPLYNNRLDLHLTEAHKVAVIDSFTKNPPSEVAGIKVKEVGRKDGIKLYLEEGSWVLLRPSGTEPLVRVYLETNSPEKLSKLEQELESAIAKLG
- a CDS encoding PD-(D/E)XK nuclease family protein, producing the protein MSTPDRLFVSYHLWSLVAPAVGQERWHCQMRRGFIKARQNEPQVKALLGNATPPQRIGILAQKGVYEFHHNRHLLTRSDGVEQVAQLLKLSNSTMQVQQRVLQILKKYYNAPLLLGKKILQLTRGDEGFPKPILIEQKDDRFRLYAAMDCVFIESDAHHTLHILDFKTGKAAFDKRQALVYLLAANYLYPGKEAVASFYNLELCQESELISLKRNELEDLKIELINIAKKHQDDVQQYQEETRDFSEIFPPNPGYHCRFCPFQSICDFSVQASQVQSLPIIKTNS
- the aat gene encoding leucyl/phenylalanyl-tRNA--protein transferase, with translation MQYDIASIIQGYAQGYFLMADDNDCLGWYGSRDRTLIPLDERFRYPKSLQRVLNQERFTVAINRDFAAVVAGCANRESTWISQELQEIYRLLYQTGYAYSFETWQGEELAGGILGIVIGGAFIGESMFYRIPEGSKVAMVKLVERLRQREFVMFDAQMMNPHLERFGAYRIKDKEYKTLLEKALLSPSTLI
- the rpsN gene encoding 30S ribosomal protein S14, which gives rise to MAKKSMIEREKKRAKLVEKYSEKREALLEEFRTTESPLEKLEIHRQIQQLPRNSAPNRRRNRCWVTGRPRGVYRDFGLSRNVLREWAHEGLLPGVVKSSW
- the nth gene encoding endonuclease III — translated: MSTTTRKSLSKKQRALEILSRLKRLYPDATCSLNYTTTVQLLVATILSAQCTDERVNLVTPALFSRFPDAPSLANADLTELENLVRSTGFYRNKAKNIQAACRMIVSEFNSAVPNTMEQLLKLPGVARKTANVVLAHAYGINAGVTVDTHVKRLSQRLGLTKYPDPVHIEQDLMKLLPQPDWENWSIRLIYHGRAVCKARSPVCEACELADLCPSATKTIIVG
- the rseP gene encoding RIP metalloprotease RseP, producing MSVLAAIAVLAVLILVHELGHFVAARSQGIHVNRFSLGFGPVLWKYQGAETEYAIRAFPLGGFVGFPDDDPDSDIPPNDPNLLRNRPILDRAIVISAGVIANLIFAYMLLLAQVGFVGIGQASQPGVSIQQLAPEVSAVATNAGLKPGDVILSANQKEFGTSLQEIEALRDIIKNSPGKSIQLTVARGDERLSVNVIPEAKPAGGSIGIGLAPNGKVERRPVSLSKAFSVGASEFQRIVVMTFKGFGQLVTNFGETASQVAGPIKIVEIGANIAQNDTGSLFFFAALISINLAVINILPLPALDGGQLAFLLIEGLRGKPLPNRIQEGVMQTGLVLLLGLGIFLIVKETTQLTTQLEWVQKLFQ
- a CDS encoding type II toxin-antitoxin system VapC family toxin, whose product is MSEVIVLDTHIWFWLINQEFQRFPTQWREAIETAEQVGISVISCYEIALAQQRGRLQLPCAANQWFQEALQPADITLFPLTPEIVCRAVDLSPIHKDPFDRLIVATTLEYQAKLASVDSLFSQYPELDTHLMK